AACGCTCCCGTTGGCAGGAAGTGGGGGTCCCAGCTTGACCTTGGGCCGTTCCGAACCTCCTCGTGCCGGGTGGGAAGGAACAGCCCACAGCCCAGGTGACGGCGCCCACCCAGACCATGCGTTTGAAGACGCAAGGAGTCTTCTGGCGCGAGGCCTCCCACTGTAAGGGCAAAGCCCACGACCTTTCTTCCCGCGATGGACAGGATGCGCCGCCGGCCCAGGGTCAACGTCCCCTCGCAGCGCAGTTCCATCAGGAACTTGCGCGAGGAGAACTCGAACCTGGCGGCGTCCAGGGCGTGCTTGAAGGTGACGAGCCGCGAGGACAGCGAAGGAGAAGCCGCCAGGGGGTGGATCCCTGGCCTTCCCAGGTGGATTTCATGGCCCGCGAGGGAGAGTGAACTACGCGCGAGCGGCAGGAAGAACGCGAGGGAATCCGCTGGACAGCGCAGACGCAGCGCACCTCTCTCCAAGTGGAGGACCTTGGCATCGGCTCTCGTGCCACGCAGGGTGAAGACACCGACGTCATGGCGCTCGTGCAAACCGGGAAGCCGATGCGAGAGTGCCGAGAACAGCAAGTAGCCGTGGTCAAGCGGCACCGGCCCGCCGCGCACGGGAAACAGAAGATCGATGACAGGCGACGTCATGCACGAAGCCTCGTGAGGAGTTCTTCGAACCGTTGCTGCTCATCGCCGCGCTTGAGGTTCAGGAACTTCCTGAAGAGGCGAATCGCTTCGTGCCGCTCCGGCATCGACAAGGCGAGCAACCGCTTCGCCCATTGCTGCTCCACCTGCTGGAACTGTTGTCGCTGGCCTACGTTGCGCGCCTTCTGCTCCTCCAACCAAGTCTTCAGCTCCATCAGGGCCGGGGTCTCCAAAATCCTGCTGGATTGGAGGCTCGGTGTCTCCGAGACGAGACGCCCGTACCCAGCCGCGGTCTTTCCTCCCAGGCCCCAGGACTCCAACGCCTCGCGCACGTAACGGCCTGCCCGCTCCAGCAGCGCTCGCTCGCCCCTCGCCTCCAGGACCACCAGGAAGCGATTGCCCGGAGCCACCGTCAGGAACGACACGGGATTGGGATCGTCGAAGTCCACGGGCCATTCCCTGCCCCCGCTCTCGTAATACGCACGCTGGTGCACGGTGAGCACGTCTCGTGCCAGCATCGGCCCACTCCCCATCTCCGCCGGAACCCACAACGCATCATGGAAGACCACCTCCCCCTGGCTGCCCTTCTCCGAAAGCTCGTCTACGTCCGGAGAGCCGAACAGCCGTCGGAACACCCGGCCTGGGGCCCGGCTCGGACGCGAGAACTCCCAGGTCGTGCCACGGAAGGGCTCACGCTCGGGATCCTCGATGCCGGGCTCCGGGCCATACACCGTCTGAACATAATGGGCCGTCAGTCCCTTGAGGGCCGAGCCGGGCAGCACGGGCACTCCCCAGGTGTGGTGCAGCGTCAGCCCTACTCCGGTGGCCGACGAGGTGCCGTGCCCCACGAGAACCCGGCTCTCCGCCCGTACGATGAAGCAGAGGGTGTCTGGACCCTGAAAGGATTCCTTCCAGCGGCGATAGGCCTGTGAATAACGGGCCGGCTCGCGGCATTGGGTCAGAAGCTCCAACCATCGTTTGCGCGCGGCGGGATCCTCTTGAAGCACGGCCAGGGGCGCGCACCGTGTGTACCCCAGGCCCGCGTGGCTCGGCACCTGCCCGGGAGTCTCCGGACACCGGTCCTCACCGTCCGCCATCAGCCACATGGCTTCGATCCTCCTGCGTGAAGGTGGCCTGCACCGCGCGCCGGAACCACACCAACACCTGGAGCAGCTCGCGGGTCGCCAGCATGTAGTCGCTCATCTCGAGCCGGCGCACCGCCTCGGGTAGCTTCACGCCCGCCATCCGGGGAGGCCCGGGCAGCAGTGCGTCAGCGAGGTCCTTGAGAAGCCGTCCCACGGGCTTGTCTTGCTTCGCCTTCTCGGACTCCAACTCACGCTCGAGGAAGGCCAGCGCCGCAGCCAGGCCATTGCGCAGCACGGCGGCACCAAGGGCGTGGACGTGCGTCGCATAGTCCGCGCGCTCGCCCGGAGGCACGCGCATCACCCGTTCGTAGGCGTGGAGGGCTCGCGTCTGCTGCCGCGTTCGATGGATCATGGCCGTGCCTCCCTCGAAACCCCAGGCCACGCCGCCAGCCGGCATCTGCCCCGACCCACGGTGGCCTTACCGCCCAGTTGCAACAGCGCCGTCCCCTTCAGCGCCCGCTCGAGCACCTCCGTCGCGCTCAGTTCGGTGCCCCGGCGCAGACTGCGCCCCGCGGCCAGCACCCCTACCAACAGGGTCTCCGCGGGCAGGCTCTCCTCTTGCCAGAGCGCCCCCTGCACCACCGTGCCAGTATCGGGGTCGATCCGCACGCGCGTCTCCACCTGGGTGGCCGTCTCCAGGAGGAAGCTCATCGTCTCGTCGTCCACCACGGCGAAGCGCTCGCGCAGCCCCTCCTCCTCCTCGGGCCACGTCCGCGAGAGGAAGCGTGCCCAGGCATCCACCGCAGGCTCCACCTGGGCATCCAGGTCCAGATCCTCCAGCAAAAGCCTGCGCTGCTTGGGCGACACGGTGATGCTGCCCGCCCCCACCCGTGCGCCGGTAGCGGGTAGCCGCTTCATGCGCCCCGGTAGCCCATCGAGGCCCGCCAGGTCCCTACGCGCCAGTTCCAGGAGCAGCGGCGAAGACACCCATGCGAAGGTACCCAGGAAGCTGCGCACGGGCAGCGCCACCAACCGCGCGTCTCCCACCACCAGCGCACCGGCATGGTCTCCCTCACGAGCCTCATCCCCCGCCGCACCGCTCACCTCACGCAACGGGCCGAAGAGGGCCTCCCACTCCGCTGGCGGCAGGCTCCGGCGCGCCTCGCGCAACACGCCCTTGAGCGAGGAGCCAGGAACGAAGGGGATGTTCGTCGCACGCAGCCTCGCGATGGGTAGGTCGATGATGCCCACGCTCTGCCCCGTCCCCGCGTGCAGGGGCGAGAGGGCGTGCAGCAGGTAGGGCCGGATCTCCATGCTCATGTGTTCATCTCCTCGGGGTTCCAATGCCCGGGCAGTACCCGCCCCAAGCCCTCCTCGCGGCCATTGCCCCAGGGGGCCAGCCAGAGCGTGCTCAGGGCGGTGAAGGGACGTCCATCCACCCGCTCGAAGAAGTAGACCGAACCCGCAGGCACCAATCGACGGGTGGCGCGAGCCCTCCTTTGGACCATGTCCCAGGTAGACAGTTCCAGGGGCCGGTTCACCAGGGCCGCGCGGAGCACCACCTGCCCCTCGACTCCCGGCAAGGTGCCCACCCACGCGGGGTCTCCTTGGTACTCAGCACGCTCCAGACCATCCGGCAGCCAGCCTCGTTGGAATTGCGCGGGTGTGGCCAGAATCAACCGCAGCCCGGGGGAGCGCTCCGGCAGCCCCCTGGGCGCCGCGAAGAGCGCGGGTGTCACGCGCTCGGCCAGCGTCAACCTCCGCTTGCCACCCAGCCCCAACGGCCCACCGGGAAAGTCCGGAGCATCCGCGGGCAGCGTGCATTCCAGACCCAGGGCCCACTCGCGCGCTCCAGTGCCGAGAGGCTCGCGACAGAGCATCTCCAGGATGGGCGTCTGGTACAGCATGCCAGGCTCCGCGGTCTGGGTGTCGATGTTCAAGGTCACCCGGACGTCGACACGGAAGGGAGGACCGGACTGTCCGCGGGACTTTGGAGTCTCGCCGCGCAGCCAGCCACTCAGGGCGTCCTCCGTCCAGAAGGGCTGCAGGGACCTCGGCTTGCCTGGCGGGAGCACGGGGCGCCACAGGGCCTCCAGCGCCGCGTCGTCCTCCGTGCCCAGGGTCGCGACACCGCGCGTGGGGCGTCGGGGCAGAAGTCGCTGGAGACGTCCGTCCACGGCCAGGGCATCCGCCGGCACGGGCCACATACGGTGCTCGGGAGCGAAATCCTCACCCAGGGGCCGAAGGAGGGCGAGCACGGGTCCGAGGGCGACGTCCTGGGTTTCCCGCTCCCATTGTGCCGGGGACAGGGTTCGCGAGGAGCGGGCCATGAGGGACTGGCCCCAGGCCGCCCGCAGAGCGCCACGAATCGTGGAGGGCGGAGGCCAGGGGTGGGAATGGCTCCGGCCGACGTCGCTGGTGTACCAGCCACGTCCGTCCTTGCAGAACAGCCCATCACGCGGCAACAGGGCAAAGCGCGCGGTCGTGCTCATGCCGCACCTCGAGTGTCACCCCGCGACCGGAGGGTGGCGCGTGAGAGCATTTCCGCCAGGAACACGCGCTCCGCCCAGGCCTCTACCTGGGTGTGGAGTTCCTCCAGGGTGCCGTCTTCCTTCAAGTCCAGTCCCGCCTGCTGGGGTGTGAGTCCCGCCCCGGGAGTGCCTGCCTCCACACGAGCCAGCACCCGTTGCACTTCTCCTAACAGCACAGGCCGCCAACGCGCCTCGTCCTGCGGCGAAACGGCGTGACGGGGAATGCGCCGCAGCGCCGTGTACACCTCGCGGACCTTCGTCATGGGCAACGTGCCCTTCTCGCGAAGAGTGACGGTGTCCTCGATCGCTTTCACGGGTCCATCGGACCAACGGAGCCGCCAGGCATGCTCACGGCTGGAACGCAGCCGAGCCAGGAGTGCGAAGCCGTTCCGGTCCTCCCCTTTGGCCAACTGCTCCGCACGCCGCCCCAGGTCCAGCAGGTCTCCAAGGCTCTCCAGCACATGACCTACCCCCAGCCCCACCGACAGCGTGGGCTCTTTCACACCCCGGCCTTCGAGTCCCCGTTTCATGGCGGCGGAAAAGGCCCGCGACAGCTCAGCGGCGCAGCCCAGCGCGTCCGGAAGACAGACGAAGCCGACCACGTCATCCCCTCCGGCGTAGACCAGCACGCCCCTGTGCTGCTCCTCGATGATGCGCCGGGCCTCGGAGGCAAACCCGGAGAGCGTGCGAGACAGGGACTGGTGCGCGGTGGGGCCATGAGAAGCCAGGGTTTGAAGCGTCTCTCCCATCTTGTCGCCGTCCGCCATAAGGCAGGCCACATAGGGGAAGGGCTCACCCAGGGTGGCAAGCAAGGGCCGCACGAAGTCCTGGCCGAAGCGCTCCGCGACCTCGCGCTCCAATTCTTGCTCTTCCAGGTACGTGCTCCACCGGCCGGGCAGCAGGAGCTGCGCGTCAAAGGGGAAGTCGCGCACCCATTCTCTTTTCCCCGGCTGGACTGGCGTCAGGAACCGAGAGCACTCCCGGCGAAGCCTCTCCATCGCCGGAGCCTTCGTCTCCTTCGCGAGCGCCGTATAGGCAGCGAGGCCGATGGTCGGGACGGGGATGAACTGCCCGGGCTTCCCGCCAGTGCGCTTGAGCAGACCGATGGCGTCCAGCTCCTCGCGCCGACCAATGCGGAAGCGGCTCCAGTCGCCGCCCTCACGCCTCCCCTCGACCAGCACGGACTCACGTGCACCATCCAGGCTGGACTTGTGACGGCCTCCCCGCTGGTGCTTCCACGGAGCGAATGGGCGCAGCCGCTTGCGCTCGGCCAGCGCGGCTTCCACGAAACTCAGGGCGTTGCGGTATTCGTCTGGCGGCGAGAAGGAACACCAGGCGGCATGGAACTCCAAGAGGGTGCCCAGTTGCTCCTGGGCGGTGCCAAGAGCACCAGCGTCCACGAGTTGGGGATGCTTGTACCAGACCTCCATGCCCCAATCGCGCAGCCGTGTGCGCGCCGCCTCCCGGGCGGCCCGGGCCACCTCGCGCGGGTCTCCCTGCCGCACGAGCACCAGGAGCTTGTTGGGGACGCTGGGAGCGGCCTCCTCGCCTTCCACGAGCGCGGGGAAGATGAGCTCCGCCTGAAGCTTCTGGGCGGTACGGGCGGCCTCGAGGCTCAACTCACTGAGCACATGGCTGCCGAACCACAGGTCCCGGGTTCGCCGGGCCTGGGCGATGAAGTCCTGCACGGGACCAAGGCTCATGAGGAGCAGGTGCGCGGTGCTCACGTCGACTCCTTCACGTCGCGAAAACCCTTCACCCAGTTGAGAAAAGCCTCCTCCAGGCTCGATTCCATGAGGGGCGCATAGAGCGGGGTGTCACCCGAGGCCAGGAGCGGGCCGAAAGGGGCCTCTGAGTCACGGACCTGGACACGCTTGTTCACCAGGACGACACGGCCCCGGCCTGGCCAGGCACGACGCAACCAGAGCGCGATGGGAACGAAAGAACCGTTCGCCAGCGGCATGGCCTTGACGATCAGCGGTGAGGCAAGCCGCTCGTGCAGCCGCTCCCCGTCATGCCAAT
This is a stretch of genomic DNA from Archangium violaceum. It encodes these proteins:
- the cmr6 gene encoding type III-B CRISPR module RAMP protein Cmr6, with product MWLMADGEDRCPETPGQVPSHAGLGYTRCAPLAVLQEDPAARKRWLELLTQCREPARYSQAYRRWKESFQGPDTLCFIVRAESRVLVGHGTSSATGVGLTLHHTWGVPVLPGSALKGLTAHYVQTVYGPEPGIEDPEREPFRGTTWEFSRPSRAPGRVFRRLFGSPDVDELSEKGSQGEVVFHDALWVPAEMGSGPMLARDVLTVHQRAYYESGGREWPVDFDDPNPVSFLTVAPGNRFLVVLEARGERALLERAGRYVREALESWGLGGKTAAGYGRLVSETPSLQSSRILETPALMELKTWLEEQKARNVGQRQQFQQVEQQWAKRLLALSMPERHEAIRLFRKFLNLKRGDEQQRFEELLTRLRA
- a CDS encoding type III-B CRISPR module-associated Cmr3 family protein, which codes for MSTTARFALLPRDGLFCKDGRGWYTSDVGRSHSHPWPPPSTIRGALRAAWGQSLMARSSRTLSPAQWERETQDVALGPVLALLRPLGEDFAPEHRMWPVPADALAVDGRLQRLLPRRPTRGVATLGTEDDAALEALWRPVLPPGKPRSLQPFWTEDALSGWLRGETPKSRGQSGPPFRVDVRVTLNIDTQTAEPGMLYQTPILEMLCREPLGTGAREWALGLECTLPADAPDFPGGPLGLGGKRRLTLAERVTPALFAAPRGLPERSPGLRLILATPAQFQRGWLPDGLERAEYQGDPAWVGTLPGVEGQVVLRAALVNRPLELSTWDMVQRRARATRRLVPAGSVYFFERVDGRPFTALSTLWLAPWGNGREEGLGRVLPGHWNPEEMNT
- a CDS encoding type III-B CRISPR module-associated protein Cmr5; amino-acid sequence: MIHRTRQQTRALHAYERVMRVPPGERADYATHVHALGAAVLRNGLAAALAFLERELESEKAKQDKPVGRLLKDLADALLPGPPRMAGVKLPEAVRRLEMSDYMLATRELLQVLVWFRRAVQATFTQEDRSHVADGGR
- the cas6 gene encoding type I-MYXAN CRISPR-associated protein Cas6/Cmx6, with translation MTSPVIDLLFPVRGGPVPLDHGYLLFSALSHRLPGLHERHDVGVFTLRGTRADAKVLHLERGALRLRCPADSLAFFLPLARSSLSLAGHEIHLGRPGIHPLAASPSLSSRLVTFKHALDAARFEFSSRKFLMELRCEGTLTLGRRRILSIAGRKVVGFALTVGGLAPEDSLRLQTHGLGGRRHLGCGLFLPTRHEEVRNGPRSSWDPHFLPTGALALWARMLGS
- the cmr4 gene encoding type III-B CRISPR module RAMP protein Cmr4; this translates as MSMEIRPYLLHALSPLHAGTGQSVGIIDLPIARLRATNIPFVPGSSLKGVLREARRSLPPAEWEALFGPLREVSGAAGDEAREGDHAGALVVGDARLVALPVRSFLGTFAWVSSPLLLELARRDLAGLDGLPGRMKRLPATGARVGAGSITVSPKQRRLLLEDLDLDAQVEPAVDAWARFLSRTWPEEEEGLRERFAVVDDETMSFLLETATQVETRVRIDPDTGTVVQGALWQEESLPAETLLVGVLAAGRSLRRGTELSATEVLERALKGTALLQLGGKATVGRGRCRLAAWPGVSREARP
- the cas10 gene encoding type III-B CRISPR-associated protein Cas10/Cmr2; translation: MSTAHLLLMSLGPVQDFIAQARRTRDLWFGSHVLSELSLEAARTAQKLQAELIFPALVEGEEAAPSVPNKLLVLVRQGDPREVARAAREAARTRLRDWGMEVWYKHPQLVDAGALGTAQEQLGTLLEFHAAWCSFSPPDEYRNALSFVEAALAERKRLRPFAPWKHQRGGRHKSSLDGARESVLVEGRREGGDWSRFRIGRREELDAIGLLKRTGGKPGQFIPVPTIGLAAYTALAKETKAPAMERLRRECSRFLTPVQPGKREWVRDFPFDAQLLLPGRWSTYLEEQELEREVAERFGQDFVRPLLATLGEPFPYVACLMADGDKMGETLQTLASHGPTAHQSLSRTLSGFASEARRIIEEQHRGVLVYAGGDDVVGFVCLPDALGCAAELSRAFSAAMKRGLEGRGVKEPTLSVGLGVGHVLESLGDLLDLGRRAEQLAKGEDRNGFALLARLRSSREHAWRLRWSDGPVKAIEDTVTLREKGTLPMTKVREVYTALRRIPRHAVSPQDEARWRPVLLGEVQRVLARVEAGTPGAGLTPQQAGLDLKEDGTLEELHTQVEAWAERVFLAEMLSRATLRSRGDTRGAA